One window of Manihot esculenta cultivar AM560-2 chromosome 17, M.esculenta_v8, whole genome shotgun sequence genomic DNA carries:
- the LOC110604721 gene encoding homeobox protein SBH1, with product MECGSNSTSCMMAFGGNSNGLCPTMMMPLMTSHHHPPTPPHPNADSSSNTLLLPLPPTNNQDQNPNSGCCSSMILDDHNHNSNGNTACYFMDNSTASVKVKIMAHPHYHRLLAAYINCQKVGAPPEVVARLEACASAAVMGPSSTNCIGEDPALDQFMEAYCEMLTKYEQELSKPLKEAMLFLQSVDCQFKALTVSSPNSAYGEANERNGSSEEEVDVNSNFIDPLAEDQELKGQLLRKYSGYLGSLKKEFMKKRKKGKLPKEARQQLLDWWSRHYKWPYPSESQKLALAESTGLDQKQINNWFINQRKRHWKPSEDMQFVVMDAAHSHYYMDNVLSNPFPMDISH from the exons ATGGAGTGTGGATCCAATAGCACTTCTTGTATGATGGCTTTTGGAGGCAACAGCAATGGACTATGTCCTACGATGATGATGCCTCTCATGACTTCTCATCACCATCCTCCTACCCCTCCACATCCTAATGCAGACtcatcatcaaatactctaCTACTTCCTCTCCCTCCCACCAACAATCAAGACCAAAACCCTAATAGTGGCTGTTGCTCTTCTATGATTCTTGACGATCACAACCACAACAGCAACGGCAATACCGCCTGTTATTTCATGGACAACAGCACTGCTTCTGTCAAGGTCAAGATCATGGCTCATCCTCACTACCATCGTCTCTTGGCTGCCTACATCAACTGCCAAAAG GTTGGAGCACCACCTGAAGTAGTGGCTAGATTAGAAGCTTGTGCATCTGCAGCGGTAATGGGCCCATCAAGCACGAACTGTATCGGTGAAGATCCGGCCCTTGACCAGTTCATGGAGGCTTACTGTGAGATGCTGACCAAGTACGAGCAAGAGCTCTCGAAGCCCTTAAAGGAAGCCATGCTTTTCCTCCAGAGTGTAGATTGCCAATTCAAAGCCCTCACTGTTTCCTCTCCAAATTCTG CTTATGGCGAGGCCAATGAAAGGAATGGATCTTCTGAAGAAGAAGTTGATGTGAACAGCAACTTCATTGATCCCTTGGCAGAAGACCAGGAACTGAAAGGTCAGCTACTGCGCAAGTACAGTGGGTATTTAGGCAGTCTCAAGAAGGAGTTcatgaaaaagagaaagaagggGAAGTTACCTAAAGAAGCCAGACAACAGTTACTGGATTGGTGGAGCAGACATTACAAATGGCCTTATCCATCG GAATCACAAAAGTTGGCACTAGCAGAATCTACTGGTCTGGATCAGAAGCAAATTAACAACTGGTTCATTAACCAAAGGAAGCGACACTGGAAACCATCCGAGGATATGCAGTTCGTGGTGATGGATGCCGCCCATTCTCATTATTACATGGATAATGTTCTCAGTAATCCATTTCCAATGGATATCTCTCACTGA